A region of Planococcus sp. MSAK28401 DNA encodes the following proteins:
- a CDS encoding vWA domain-containing protein — protein sequence MTSINRFIQFNNETVDTRLLNRMEQLSRALSSAPYLRLTTRKLWEFRPSEGAVSMSVFWRHRPKEVEQAGYLSDIYLVSAGFWRHFSLRSWRNFEQAETRLPELATQLLLMAEEFRLSDRIVAERPGTKHAFEVREKIVSGFHSDQLEQNRKKGFWADAFLNAAYLKLRGKDVSLSDELDPLFMAWTEIFSSDATGDSARTIQKILPQLEYLLSSDALHTYYTFGEPAEKTPPPRYHEGIEAEQSEEEEEIDTIEEWFQSWHRETELNDAAALEYELERGDSKLADGGREEEGAGEVEQTGTGESQGEHREDNLPDEQRKDEKKPKKANGRFGSANDGVVYYESRIDTLPVDRQQLQRWRSEQAPFVRALLKEMQKRMQQRIESERTNLHAGRLSKNLLPLVTDERPKPFYRKTAPSKQLDAVFSLMIDGSASMVDKLDETKQSVLLFHDVLRALKIPHEIAVFYEDAYEAGDAQQPNYFEWLHKFTDGSADHAAEILSLDAHEDNRDGFAIRWMADRLKQRPEKHRFMLVFSDGEPSAYNYADNGIIDTAQAVSETEKMGIEVMHLFLSGESTSEEQAAFYRMLYGNKSVSADSLEQFVEQTLRLLKRTLHLVVQAL from the coding sequence ATGACATCAATCAATCGCTTTATCCAATTTAATAATGAAACGGTTGATACGAGGCTCCTCAACCGGATGGAACAGCTTTCCAGAGCATTGTCATCCGCGCCTTACCTGCGCTTAACGACCAGGAAACTATGGGAATTCAGGCCCTCTGAAGGCGCCGTCTCGATGAGCGTATTTTGGCGCCATCGGCCAAAAGAGGTCGAGCAGGCGGGGTATCTCTCAGATATCTATTTGGTGAGCGCTGGATTTTGGCGTCATTTCAGCCTGCGTTCTTGGCGCAATTTTGAACAGGCGGAGACCCGTTTGCCTGAACTCGCCACGCAATTGCTGTTGATGGCGGAAGAATTCCGCTTGAGCGACCGCATCGTAGCGGAACGCCCGGGGACGAAGCATGCCTTTGAAGTGAGAGAGAAAATCGTCTCCGGTTTTCATTCCGATCAGCTGGAACAAAATCGCAAAAAGGGATTTTGGGCAGATGCCTTCCTGAATGCCGCTTATTTAAAACTGCGCGGCAAAGACGTTTCGTTAAGCGACGAACTGGATCCTCTATTTATGGCTTGGACGGAAATATTCAGTTCCGATGCCACCGGAGATTCTGCACGAACCATCCAGAAAATTTTGCCGCAACTGGAATATTTGCTGAGTTCGGATGCCCTCCATACGTATTATACGTTCGGGGAACCGGCTGAAAAAACGCCGCCGCCAAGGTATCACGAAGGCATCGAGGCGGAGCAGTCTGAAGAAGAAGAGGAAATTGACACGATCGAAGAATGGTTTCAATCCTGGCACCGTGAAACGGAATTGAATGATGCCGCCGCCCTTGAGTATGAACTTGAACGCGGTGATTCGAAGCTTGCCGATGGGGGCAGGGAAGAAGAAGGTGCCGGGGAAGTCGAACAGACAGGAACAGGTGAGTCACAAGGCGAACACCGGGAAGATAATTTACCTGACGAACAGAGAAAAGACGAAAAGAAACCGAAAAAAGCAAATGGCCGATTCGGTTCCGCGAACGATGGCGTCGTTTATTACGAATCGCGCATCGACACATTGCCTGTCGACCGTCAGCAGCTGCAGCGTTGGCGCAGCGAACAAGCGCCATTTGTACGCGCATTGTTGAAAGAAATGCAAAAGCGCATGCAGCAGCGTATCGAAAGCGAACGGACGAATTTGCATGCTGGGCGATTATCGAAAAACCTGTTACCGCTCGTCACCGACGAACGGCCAAAGCCTTTCTACCGGAAAACCGCCCCTTCCAAGCAATTGGATGCGGTCTTCAGCTTGATGATTGACGGTTCCGCTTCAATGGTCGACAAGCTCGACGAAACGAAGCAGTCGGTGCTGTTATTCCACGATGTGCTCAGAGCGCTCAAGATTCCTCATGAAATCGCGGTGTTTTATGAAGATGCCTATGAAGCGGGGGACGCTCAACAGCCCAATTATTTTGAATGGCTGCATAAATTCACCGACGGCTCGGCAGACCATGCAGCTGAGATTCTTTCGCTCGATGCCCATGAAGACAACCGCGATGGTTTTGCGATTCGCTGGATGGCGGATCGGCTGAAACAGCGCCCGGAAAAGCACCGCTTCATGCTGGTCTTTTCGGACGGTGAGCCGTCTGCTTATAATTATGCCGACAACGGCATCATCGATACGGCCCAAGCCGTTTCGGAAACCGAGAAGATGGGCATCGAAGTGATGCATCTATTCTTGAGCGGTGAATCAACAAGCGAGGAACAGGCAGCGTTTTATCGCATGCTTTATGGCAATAAATCGGTCAGCGCTGATTCACTGGAGCAATTTGTCGAGCAGACGCTGCGCTTATTGAAACGCACCTTGCATTTAGTCGTACAGGCATTATAA
- a CDS encoding ATP-binding protein, whose protein sequence is MTIIDEEIKKRTQRDHAEDSNLIGEGGYISPDENLWNDILTAVVLKKPVLLKGPTGAGKTKLAESISELFQQPIQSINCSVDLDAEALLGFKTLVQRDGQSAIEFVEGPVVTAMKQGHILYIDEINMAKAETLPILHSALDYRRMLTNPFTGEVIQAHADFSVLAAINEGYIGTSPMNEALKNRFISYPIPYLSGEQLRGLWDREFPEADPKLKTFMLNLAADLMKQVENGLMSEEAASIRSLLDATALAMHIDTLRAVRYAIAEKLDDESERSLLMDLANTWRK, encoded by the coding sequence ATGACGATTATTGATGAAGAAATCAAAAAACGGACGCAGCGGGACCACGCAGAAGATTCGAACTTGATAGGGGAAGGCGGTTATATCTCGCCTGATGAAAATTTATGGAACGATATCCTGACAGCGGTCGTGTTGAAAAAGCCAGTGCTATTGAAAGGGCCGACAGGAGCAGGGAAAACGAAACTCGCCGAAAGCATTTCCGAGCTGTTCCAACAGCCCATTCAAAGCATCAACTGTTCGGTCGACTTGGACGCGGAAGCGCTGCTCGGCTTTAAAACCTTGGTGCAGCGCGATGGCCAAAGCGCGATCGAATTTGTTGAAGGGCCTGTGGTGACTGCCATGAAACAAGGCCATATCCTTTACATCGATGAGATCAATATGGCGAAAGCCGAAACCTTGCCAATCCTGCATAGTGCGCTCGACTATCGCCGTATGCTGACCAATCCATTCACCGGTGAAGTGATCCAAGCGCATGCGGACTTCTCGGTACTCGCTGCCATCAACGAAGGGTATATCGGAACATCGCCGATGAATGAAGCGCTAAAAAACCGTTTCATCTCCTATCCAATTCCTTACTTGTCAGGCGAGCAGCTCCGTGGCCTATGGGACAGGGAATTTCCGGAGGCCGATCCGAAGCTGAAAACCTTCATGCTGAACTTGGCAGCGGATTTGATGAAGCAAGTGGAAAACGGCCTCATGTCGGAAGAAGCCGCCTCGATCCGAAGTTTGCTGGATGCAACCGCGCTTGCAATGCATATCGATACACTGCGTGCTGTCCGTTACGCTATCGCTGAAAAACTGGATGATGAAAGTGAACGGAGTTTATTGATGGATTTGGCGAATACTTGGCGAAAGTAG
- a CDS encoding DUF6501 family protein, with amino-acid sequence MIHTNWLEKESVRTVTCKHTDADKFLVSNVLTAGQQYDVKNETEEFLFVVDNTGKVGGYYKTYFE; translated from the coding sequence ATGATACATACCAATTGGCTCGAAAAAGAATCTGTCCGCACCGTTACGTGCAAGCATACCGATGCCGACAAATTTTTAGTATCGAATGTGCTGACAGCAGGACAGCAATACGATGTGAAAAATGAAACTGAAGAATTTTTGTTTGTAGTCGACAACACAGGAAAAGTCGGCGGCTATTACAAAACTTATTTCGAATGA
- a CDS encoding DedA family protein, with protein MELDFLWEMAMEYGYLSMFLVNWLLLFGLPIPNEFAAAFSGVVTETSDFKPLPAFLSAYSGLITSNLFAYALGWLFGHRLIAWLQTTFLQSGIERFRQFLSHKGNWAIAFSFFLPGVRWAMPYVVGADRFPLGRYLLFAMPAGFVWTFAYFTLGRSFPYAYEAILGHLQWFLIALSIIAVIGLIGYLAIVRKGGKGGQV; from the coding sequence ATGGAGCTGGATTTTTTATGGGAAATGGCAATGGAATACGGGTATTTGAGCATGTTCTTAGTGAATTGGCTATTGTTGTTTGGCCTGCCGATCCCAAATGAATTCGCTGCAGCATTTTCAGGCGTCGTAACGGAAACGAGCGATTTCAAGCCGCTTCCAGCCTTTTTATCAGCATACAGCGGGCTGATCACGAGCAATTTATTCGCTTACGCTCTCGGGTGGCTATTCGGCCATCGCTTGATCGCTTGGCTGCAGACGACATTTCTGCAGAGTGGCATTGAACGATTTCGGCAATTTTTGTCCCATAAAGGCAATTGGGCGATCGCATTCAGTTTTTTTCTTCCAGGCGTGCGCTGGGCGATGCCTTATGTTGTAGGGGCAGACCGCTTTCCGCTCGGACGTTATTTGCTGTTCGCCATGCCAGCAGGCTTTGTCTGGACATTCGCTTATTTCACATTGGGCCGCAGTTTTCCATATGCCTATGAAGCGATTCTTGGACATCTGCAATGGTTTCTGATCGCCTTATCGATTATCGCAGTCATCGGGTTGATCGGGTATCTGGCAATCGTTCGAAAAGGCGGCAAGGGAGGGCAAGTTTGA
- the odhB gene encoding 2-oxoglutarate dehydrogenase complex dihydrolipoyllysine-residue succinyltransferase — protein sequence MAEIKVPELAESITEGTIAQWLKQPGDTVEKGEFIVELETDKVNVEVISEEAGVVQELLAEEGDTVEVGQVIATVGEGSGEAAASAPKEEAKKEEAPKEDLAKEEAKQEAPADQEAAPTEEDSTSSDRTIASPAARKLAREKGIDLASITPVDPMGRVRVQDVEAHGSKPAATPAPAKQEAPKASASAAPSSDEESGRIVRQKMTRRRQTIAKRLLEVKQSTAMLTTFNEIDMTNVMELRKRKKDKFQQDHDVKLGFMSFFTKAVTAALKKYPYVNAEIDGTDVLLKQFYDVGIAVSTEEGLVVPIVRDTDKKNFAEIEASIGELATKARDKKLSIGDMTGGSFTITNGGVFGSLLSTPILNGTQVGILGMHTIQKRPIAVGDNVEIRPMMYVALSYDHRVIDGSDSVGFLKTVKELIENPEDLLLES from the coding sequence GTGGCAGAGATCAAAGTACCGGAATTAGCAGAATCGATTACAGAAGGAACAATCGCCCAGTGGCTGAAACAGCCGGGCGATACAGTAGAAAAAGGGGAGTTCATCGTTGAACTAGAGACAGATAAAGTCAATGTTGAAGTTATCTCTGAAGAAGCCGGCGTCGTTCAGGAACTGCTTGCAGAAGAAGGCGATACAGTTGAAGTCGGCCAAGTAATCGCAACAGTCGGAGAAGGCTCTGGCGAAGCGGCAGCTTCAGCCCCGAAAGAAGAAGCTAAAAAAGAAGAGGCACCAAAAGAAGATCTGGCTAAAGAAGAAGCGAAGCAGGAAGCTCCTGCCGACCAGGAAGCTGCGCCTACAGAAGAAGACAGCACGTCTTCCGACCGCACAATCGCAAGCCCGGCAGCCCGCAAATTGGCACGTGAAAAAGGCATCGATTTGGCTTCTATTACGCCAGTAGACCCAATGGGCCGCGTACGCGTCCAAGACGTTGAAGCACACGGTTCGAAACCGGCAGCGACTCCAGCTCCAGCTAAACAGGAGGCACCGAAAGCTTCTGCATCTGCAGCTCCTTCTTCTGATGAAGAAAGCGGCCGCATCGTCCGCCAGAAAATGACTAGACGCCGCCAGACCATCGCCAAGCGTTTGCTTGAAGTGAAGCAATCGACGGCTATGCTGACGACGTTCAACGAAATTGACATGACCAATGTAATGGAACTGCGCAAGCGCAAGAAAGACAAATTCCAGCAAGACCACGACGTCAAGCTTGGTTTCATGTCATTCTTCACAAAAGCAGTTACTGCTGCATTGAAAAAATACCCATACGTTAACGCTGAAATCGACGGCACAGACGTGCTCTTGAAGCAGTTCTATGATGTAGGGATTGCTGTATCGACTGAAGAAGGCCTTGTCGTGCCGATCGTCCGCGATACGGATAAAAAGAACTTTGCAGAAATCGAAGCGTCGATCGGTGAATTGGCGACAAAAGCACGCGACAAGAAATTGTCGATCGGCGATATGACCGGCGGATCGTTCACGATCACAAACGGCGGCGTCTTCGGTTCACTCTTGTCTACACCGATCTTGAACGGTACGCAAGTCGGGATCCTCGGCATGCACACGATCCAGAAGCGCCCGATCGCAGTTGGCGACAATGTGGAAATCCGTCCAATGATGTACGTAGCGCTATCGTATGACCACCGTGTAATCGATGGCAGCGATTCTGTTGGCTTCTTGAAAACAGTGAAAGAATTGATCGAGAACCCAGAAGACCTATTGCTTGAATCTTAA
- a CDS encoding 2-oxoglutarate dehydrogenase E1 component: protein MSTNQPDTKSPWNSITGPNLGYVMEMYDLYQDSPELIDPEFAELFKQYGPPAEQPAIQTGDATGAASGVAVEPNRFEKVLAAVNLAEAIRAHGHLASDIYPLQDQPRDTERLEISKYGLTEADLKDVPVSLILENAPAEVKNGLDAINYLKSLYTDKIAYEFAHVIQPQERSWIQTKIEAGDMKPKLDADKKKQVLDLLTRVEGFEKFVHRTFVGQKRFSIEGVDSLVVLMDELVRMSESAGTENIMIGMAHRGRLNVLTHILHKPYEMMFAGFAHVGDEAFLPEDGSLEITKGWFGDVKYHMGAAHSSKAGTKIKLAYNPSHLEVVSPIVTGQTRAAQEMTSKSGLAPQDPNKAYSILVHGDAAFPGQGIVTETLNFSRINGYQTGGSIHIIANNLIGFTTEQHDSRSTHYSSDPAKGFEVPVLHVNADDPEAVVAVARLAFEYREKFGKDILIDLIGYRRYGHNEMDEPLVTNPMMYHGVHQHDTVRELYGKQLASESVLSEDEVKTLDSDIQKVMQEAYDKVKENKSDDHPKLEMPEAVLNGFPEIETGVGKDILEKLNEELLSWPQDFSAFGKLARILKRREEPFKGKGKIDWAHAETLAFGAILQEGNPIRLTGQDAQRGTFAHRHLVLHDEKNGNELVPLHHISDSKASFVVYNSPLSEASILGFEYGYNVENDKALVIWEAQYGDFANMAQVMFDQFISSGRAKWGQKSGLVMLLPHGYEGQGPEHSSARLERYLQMAGENNWTVANLSSAANYFHILRRQAKMLGEEAIRPLIIVSPKSLLRHPLVGAEVDQLAEGKFETVIEQPNMGQDAKKVKRLLFASGKMAIDLAERVKDGKGYEWAHIVRVEQLYPFPAEKIKAIVDRYPNAKELAWVQEEPQNMGSWSFADPYLRELADGKEVKYYGRMKRQSPAEGDGESHKVEQARIIDEALAKSK from the coding sequence ATGTCTACCAATCAACCGGACACAAAGTCCCCGTGGAATTCCATCACCGGCCCGAACTTGGGGTACGTGATGGAGATGTACGACCTTTACCAGGATTCCCCTGAGTTGATCGATCCTGAGTTTGCGGAGCTATTCAAACAATATGGACCGCCTGCAGAGCAGCCTGCCATTCAGACAGGCGATGCCACTGGCGCTGCATCCGGTGTGGCGGTCGAACCGAACCGTTTTGAAAAAGTGCTCGCAGCGGTTAATTTGGCGGAAGCCATCCGTGCACACGGCCATTTGGCTTCGGATATCTATCCGTTGCAAGACCAGCCTCGGGATACGGAAAGACTGGAAATTTCAAAATATGGCTTGACTGAAGCCGATTTGAAAGATGTCCCAGTATCCTTAATCCTGGAAAACGCTCCAGCCGAAGTGAAAAACGGCCTTGATGCAATCAATTACCTGAAGTCACTTTACACGGACAAAATCGCTTACGAATTCGCACATGTCATCCAGCCACAGGAACGCAGCTGGATCCAAACGAAAATCGAAGCGGGCGATATGAAGCCGAAACTCGATGCTGACAAGAAAAAGCAGGTATTGGATCTTTTGACGCGCGTTGAAGGATTTGAAAAATTTGTCCACCGCACATTTGTCGGGCAAAAGCGCTTTTCTATCGAAGGCGTCGATTCACTTGTCGTCTTGATGGATGAATTGGTTCGCATGTCTGAATCAGCCGGTACGGAAAACATCATGATCGGCATGGCCCACCGTGGTCGTTTGAATGTCTTGACGCACATTCTCCATAAACCGTATGAAATGATGTTCGCAGGATTCGCGCATGTCGGCGATGAAGCGTTCCTTCCTGAAGACGGGTCGCTTGAAATCACCAAAGGCTGGTTCGGCGATGTGAAATACCATATGGGCGCAGCCCACAGTTCTAAAGCAGGCACCAAGATCAAGCTTGCCTATAACCCGTCCCACTTAGAAGTCGTGAGCCCGATTGTTACAGGACAGACGCGTGCTGCACAAGAAATGACTTCCAAGAGCGGCTTGGCACCACAGGACCCGAATAAAGCCTATTCAATCCTCGTTCACGGCGACGCCGCGTTCCCGGGTCAAGGCATTGTGACGGAAACATTGAACTTCAGCCGTATCAACGGTTATCAAACTGGCGGGTCGATTCATATCATCGCCAATAACCTGATCGGTTTTACGACGGAACAGCACGATTCACGCTCGACTCATTATTCATCCGACCCGGCAAAAGGCTTTGAAGTTCCGGTACTGCACGTCAATGCAGACGATCCCGAAGCTGTGGTAGCCGTTGCACGCTTGGCGTTTGAATACCGCGAGAAATTTGGCAAAGACATCCTGATTGACCTGATTGGCTATCGCCGCTACGGCCATAACGAAATGGATGAGCCGTTAGTGACGAACCCGATGATGTACCACGGCGTTCATCAGCACGATACGGTCCGTGAATTGTACGGAAAACAATTGGCTTCTGAAAGCGTGCTTTCTGAAGATGAAGTTAAAACACTCGATTCTGACATCCAAAAAGTGATGCAGGAAGCGTATGATAAAGTAAAAGAAAATAAATCCGACGATCATCCGAAATTAGAGATGCCGGAAGCTGTCCTGAACGGTTTCCCGGAAATCGAAACCGGCGTCGGCAAAGACATTCTTGAAAAATTGAACGAAGAACTATTGTCATGGCCACAAGACTTTTCTGCGTTCGGCAAATTGGCGCGTATCCTGAAACGCCGCGAAGAGCCATTCAAAGGAAAAGGCAAAATCGATTGGGCCCATGCAGAAACATTGGCGTTCGGTGCCATCTTGCAAGAAGGCAACCCGATCCGCCTGACAGGGCAAGATGCACAACGCGGAACCTTTGCGCACCGCCATCTTGTGCTGCATGATGAGAAGAACGGCAACGAACTTGTTCCGCTTCACCACATTTCCGACTCGAAAGCATCATTCGTCGTCTACAACAGCCCGTTAAGTGAAGCTTCCATTCTTGGCTTCGAATACGGCTATAATGTAGAGAACGACAAAGCATTGGTCATTTGGGAAGCTCAATACGGAGATTTCGCCAATATGGCACAAGTCATGTTCGACCAATTCATTTCGTCCGGCCGCGCAAAATGGGGCCAAAAATCCGGTTTGGTCATGCTGCTTCCGCACGGCTATGAAGGGCAAGGCCCGGAACACTCCAGTGCACGTCTCGAGCGTTATTTGCAGATGGCTGGAGAAAACAACTGGACAGTCGCAAACCTATCCAGCGCAGCGAACTATTTCCACATTCTGCGCCGCCAGGCAAAAATGCTAGGGGAAGAAGCCATCCGCCCGTTAATTATCGTGTCGCCGAAGTCACTTCTGAGACACCCGCTTGTTGGGGCTGAAGTCGATCAATTGGCAGAAGGCAAGTTCGAGACAGTTATCGAACAGCCGAACATGGGGCAGGATGCGAAGAAAGTGAAACGCCTGCTATTTGCTAGCGGTAAGATGGCCATCGATTTGGCGGAACGCGTCAAAGACGGAAAAGGATACGAGTGGGCGCATATCGTCCGCGTTGAGCAATTGTATCCGTTCCCGGCCGAAAAAATCAAAGCGATTGTCGACCGCTACCCGAACGCCAAGGAATTGGCCTGGGTGCAGGAAGAGCCGCAAAATATGGGGTCTTGGTCATTCGCCGACCCATACTTGCGCGAACTTGCAGATGGTAAAGAAGTGAAATACTACGGACGCATGAAGCGCCAAAGCCCTGCAGAAGGCGACGGCGAGTCACATAAAGTCGAACAGGCACGCATCATCGATGAAGCTCTAGCTAAATCGAAATGA
- a CDS encoding sensor domain-containing diguanylate cyclase produces the protein MSGPFTKEQMDMLYGKAADPVYFMQQQGNGFIYVWVNPVCQKIFGMDLTGRTVEECLPRELALEIHKQYRIAIKRNERHLYRDYSLFSDRGTAMETELTPFKHEGTQYVLAITKDVTEQKKIEEDYLFYQSLVQNSVDPMLMISADFTILDMNPAYEKTFGVHRKEWLGRSYEDIPQDKQKFFEMGKLLLETSTSTHKVSSIFLSRIKSDGREAKFSASYSLIKEDGIIRAFHVVFRELTNELLLKHELKRTENILESYKDALNYAALVLIWDISGMIEFANENFKKLTGFDSSELTGMNIQSIGQSIMSGQQLVHLQSVLKKGEIWRGQVRSLKKDGEPFWVDATIIPLFDVDGRIYQMLSILFDITDRKEMEEQLHHMAYHDPLTNLPNRRMMVKHFREMEAKSLRTGDLVAVLYIDGDNFKEINDLHGHEIGDEFIHQFARALERSIRKYDVAARIGGDEFLILLPGISAINSRKQIENIISRIQHTLKDGWVIDGQHFSPTCSIGSALYPENGSEFEELIQKADHALYEAKKKGGGIVCFHGEL, from the coding sequence ATGTCGGGACCTTTTACGAAAGAGCAAATGGATATGCTGTACGGGAAAGCGGCCGACCCGGTCTATTTCATGCAGCAGCAGGGCAACGGCTTTATTTATGTTTGGGTCAACCCGGTCTGCCAGAAGATTTTCGGGATGGATCTAACGGGCCGCACCGTAGAAGAATGCTTGCCAAGGGAATTGGCGCTTGAAATCCATAAGCAATACCGGATTGCGATCAAGCGCAACGAACGTCATCTGTACAGGGACTATAGCTTGTTCTCTGACCGTGGAACCGCGATGGAAACCGAGCTGACGCCATTTAAGCATGAGGGTACGCAATACGTGCTGGCCATCACGAAAGATGTGACTGAACAAAAGAAAATTGAAGAAGATTATTTGTTCTATCAATCACTTGTCCAAAATTCAGTCGATCCGATGTTGATGATTTCAGCAGATTTTACGATCCTTGATATGAACCCAGCTTACGAAAAAACCTTTGGCGTGCACCGTAAGGAATGGCTTGGCCGAAGTTACGAAGACATTCCCCAAGACAAGCAAAAATTCTTTGAAATGGGTAAGCTTCTGCTTGAAACCAGCACAAGCACCCATAAAGTGAGCTCGATTTTCCTGAGCCGCATTAAAAGCGATGGACGCGAGGCGAAGTTTTCGGCCAGTTATTCATTGATTAAAGAAGATGGGATCATTCGGGCTTTCCATGTCGTGTTCCGTGAGCTGACCAATGAATTATTATTGAAGCATGAACTGAAACGGACGGAGAATATACTGGAAAGCTACAAAGATGCACTGAATTACGCAGCGCTCGTCCTCATTTGGGATATCTCCGGTATGATTGAATTTGCCAATGAAAATTTCAAGAAGTTGACGGGCTTTGACAGCAGTGAGTTAACTGGAATGAATATCCAGTCGATCGGCCAGTCGATCATGTCGGGCCAGCAACTTGTCCATCTCCAGTCGGTCTTGAAAAAAGGCGAGATCTGGCGTGGGCAAGTGCGCAGCTTAAAGAAAGATGGCGAGCCGTTCTGGGTGGATGCTACAATTATTCCGCTGTTTGATGTAGACGGGCGCATCTATCAAATGCTGTCCATCTTATTCGACATTACCGACCGCAAGGAAATGGAAGAACAATTGCATCACATGGCGTATCACGATCCGTTGACGAATTTGCCGAACCGACGGATGATGGTCAAGCATTTCCGCGAAATGGAAGCCAAGAGCCTCCGGACAGGTGACCTAGTCGCTGTTTTATACATAGATGGCGATAATTTCAAGGAAATCAATGACCTGCATGGCCATGAAATCGGTGATGAATTCATCCACCAATTCGCCCGCGCACTTGAGCGCAGCATCAGAAAGTACGATGTGGCGGCGCGCATCGGCGGCGATGAATTTCTCATCTTATTGCCGGGCATATCCGCCATCAATAGCCGGAAACAGATCGAGAACATCATTTCTCGCATCCAGCATACTTTGAAAGATGGATGGGTTATCGACGGCCAGCATTTTTCCCCAACGTGCTCAATTGGCAGCGCTTTGTATCCCGAAAACGGGAGCGAATTTGAGGAGCTGATTCAGAAAGCCGACCATGCGCTTTATGAAGCAAAGAAAAAGGGCGGCGGCATCGTTTGTTTTCATGGTGAATTATAA
- the dapF gene encoding diaminopimelate epimerase: MELLKVHGSMNTFFLYEGNEREDFPQLTKRLAALDPEIDGLLTVSPSTHADAKMRVFNTDGSEASMCGNGLRCVARFVCEREGINQAVIETMKADLAVQKELEIDAGVNMYGVEISPVSFELTDLPMVFDQHSEWRQQALPFIDADIPFTAVAVPNPHLIGIVGKELQQDPSHQEKWAAYFNGDNPYFSDGVNLSYVTPLKEGIFVRTYERGVGFTDACGTAMTASALVSCLAGLVPFGDVSVFNPGGMVNCSVKSEDGHYRLKLSGNATYLGVYRFHAGAGLTTGELELVKQTDEQLAYEKFIEKISGATAELR, encoded by the coding sequence ATGGAATTATTGAAAGTACATGGTTCAATGAATACATTTTTCCTCTATGAAGGAAACGAACGCGAGGATTTTCCGCAATTAACCAAGCGGCTGGCGGCACTGGATCCGGAAATAGACGGCCTCTTGACCGTCTCTCCGTCCACGCACGCTGATGCGAAAATGCGCGTTTTCAATACAGACGGCTCGGAAGCTTCCATGTGCGGCAACGGCTTGCGCTGTGTGGCGCGCTTTGTTTGCGAGCGGGAAGGCATCAATCAAGCCGTAATCGAAACGATGAAAGCGGATTTGGCTGTACAGAAAGAATTGGAGATCGATGCGGGCGTGAACATGTACGGCGTGGAAATTTCACCGGTGTCTTTCGAACTCACCGATTTGCCGATGGTATTCGATCAGCATTCAGAATGGCGCCAGCAAGCACTGCCTTTCATCGATGCTGACATTCCGTTTACGGCAGTTGCCGTGCCAAATCCTCATTTGATCGGGATTGTCGGCAAGGAATTGCAGCAAGACCCATCCCATCAGGAGAAATGGGCCGCTTATTTTAACGGCGATAACCCTTATTTCTCGGACGGAGTTAATTTAAGTTATGTGACGCCATTAAAAGAAGGGATTTTTGTCCGGACCTATGAAAGAGGCGTCGGCTTTACGGACGCCTGCGGTACGGCCATGACGGCCTCCGCTTTGGTCAGCTGTCTCGCGGGGCTGGTGCCATTCGGGGACGTTTCCGTCTTTAACCCAGGTGGTATGGTTAACTGTTCGGTAAAATCCGAGGACGGCCATTATCGATTGAAGTTGAGCGGTAATGCAACATATTTAGGTGTTTATCGCTTCCATGCAGGTGCTGGTTTAACAACTGGTGAACTGGAACTGGTAAAACAGACAGATGAGCAGTTAGCTTATGAAAAATTCATTGAGAAAATCAGCGGCGCGACAGCAGAGCTGAGATAA